The Saccharopolyspora gloriosae genome window below encodes:
- the ggt gene encoding gamma-glutamyltransferase: MVGARPVRITLAAVTSCALITPMAQAQPQPPKSAEAVGYGGAVSSVDPDATRAGIEVLRRGGTAADAAVAVAAALGVTEPYSAGVGGGGYFVHYDAETGEVSTIDGRETAPAAAHPEMFLEDGEPIPGAEAITSGLGVGVPGTPATWQEALRKWGRQDLGEVLRPAERLARDGFVVDDTFREQTADNQERFAAFPATRDLFLPGGQPPATGTVFRNPDLAETYRTFADEGLDPLYRGEIGADVVEAVRNPPVDPAAGRTVRPGGMTEADLRDYRTAEPDPTHVEYRGLDVYGMAPSSSGGTTVGEALNILEGTDLGDLDQAQYLHRFLEASKIGFADRNRWVGDPAFGDVPTEELTGQEFADSRACLITPDAVLPTPVAAGDPRHPAPCAPQAPARGGEPYEGPNTTHLTVADADGDVVSYTLTIEQTGGSGITVPGRGFLLNNELTDFSFEPTTPGEPDPNLPGPGKRPRSSISPTIVLQDGRPLLAAGSPGGATIITTVLQVLTGRLDRGLPLVDAIAEPRASQRNSAATEAEPGFLARPEADKLRALGHEFTPSEEIGAATGVERLPDGRWIAAAEKHRRGGGSAAVVAPAP; this comes from the coding sequence ATGGTGGGAGCAAGGCCCGTTCGGATCACGCTCGCGGCGGTGACCTCGTGCGCGCTGATCACGCCGATGGCCCAAGCGCAGCCGCAGCCGCCGAAGAGCGCCGAAGCCGTCGGCTACGGGGGCGCGGTCTCCAGCGTCGACCCGGACGCCACCCGCGCGGGCATCGAGGTGCTGCGCCGCGGCGGAACGGCCGCCGACGCCGCCGTCGCGGTCGCCGCTGCGCTCGGCGTCACCGAGCCCTACTCCGCGGGAGTCGGGGGCGGCGGCTACTTCGTGCACTACGACGCCGAAACCGGCGAGGTCTCCACCATCGACGGGCGGGAGACCGCCCCGGCCGCCGCGCACCCGGAGATGTTCCTGGAGGACGGCGAGCCCATCCCCGGCGCGGAGGCGATCACCAGCGGGCTCGGCGTCGGAGTCCCCGGCACCCCCGCGACCTGGCAGGAGGCGCTGCGCAAGTGGGGGCGCCAGGACCTCGGCGAGGTGCTGCGCCCCGCCGAACGGCTGGCCCGCGACGGGTTCGTCGTCGACGACACCTTCCGCGAGCAGACCGCCGACAACCAGGAGCGCTTCGCCGCGTTCCCCGCCACCCGCGACCTGTTCCTGCCCGGCGGGCAGCCCCCGGCCACGGGAACCGTGTTCCGCAACCCCGACCTCGCCGAGACCTACCGGACCTTCGCGGACGAGGGGCTCGACCCGCTGTACCGGGGTGAGATCGGCGCGGACGTCGTCGAGGCCGTGCGCAACCCGCCGGTCGACCCGGCCGCAGGCCGCACCGTGCGCCCCGGCGGCATGACCGAGGCCGACCTGCGCGACTACCGCACGGCCGAGCCCGATCCCACGCACGTCGAGTACCGGGGCCTGGACGTGTACGGGATGGCGCCGTCGTCCTCCGGCGGCACCACCGTCGGCGAAGCGCTCAACATCCTGGAGGGCACCGACCTCGGCGACCTGGACCAGGCGCAGTACCTGCACCGGTTCCTGGAGGCGAGCAAGATCGGCTTCGCCGACCGCAACCGCTGGGTCGGCGACCCCGCGTTCGGCGACGTGCCCACCGAGGAGCTCACCGGCCAGGAGTTCGCCGACTCCCGCGCCTGCCTGATCACGCCGGACGCGGTGCTGCCCACCCCGGTCGCGGCGGGCGACCCGCGCCACCCCGCGCCGTGCGCGCCGCAGGCGCCCGCGCGCGGCGGCGAGCCCTACGAGGGGCCGAACACCACGCACCTCACCGTCGCCGACGCCGACGGTGACGTCGTGTCCTACACGCTGACGATCGAGCAGACCGGCGGCAGCGGCATCACCGTGCCAGGCCGCGGATTCCTGCTCAACAACGAGCTCACCGACTTCTCGTTCGAACCCACCACTCCCGGCGAGCCCGACCCGAACCTGCCCGGCCCCGGAAAGCGGCCGCGCAGCTCGATCAGCCCGACGATCGTGCTCCAGGACGGGCGACCGCTGCTCGCGGCGGGCAGCCCCGGCGGAGCCACGATCATCACCACCGTGCTCCAGGTGCTCACCGGCAGGCTGGACCGCGGACTGCCCCTCGTGGACGCCATCGCGGAACCCCGCGCTTCGCAGCGCAACTCCGCGGCCACCGAGGCCGAACCGGGATTCCTCGCGCGACCCGAGGCCGACAAGCTGCGCGCACTGGGCCACGAGTTCACCCCGAGCGAGGAGATCGGCGCCGCCACGGGCGTGGAACGGCTCCCCGACGGCCGCTGGATCGCCGCAGCCGAGAAGCACCGCCGCGGCGGCGGCTCAGCAGCAGTGGTCGCCCCGGCGCCCTGA